The region GCGAGCAGCTCGACTCGGCTCTCGGCGTTCGGCGGCCCGTCCGCCCGCTCCTCGGCCGCGATCCGCCCGCGTTCCTTGACGATCCGGCTGCGTACGGTCAGCGGCAGCCGCAGCGCCGGGTCGCATCGGGCGACGCCCTCGTACTCCTTGCGGACCCGCCGGTCGCGGAAGAGCGTCTGGTAGGCGCCGCGGTCCTCGGGCCGTACGACGAAGAGCACCAGCCCCGCGGTCAGCCGGTCCAGCCGGTGGGCGGGGGAGAGCAGCGGCAGGCCGAGATCGCGCCGCAGCCGGGTCAGGGCGGTCTGCGTGATGTGCCGGCCGCGCGGCGTGGTGGCGAGGAAGTGCGGCTTGTCGGCGACGACGATGCGCTCGTCGCGGTGTACGACGTCCACCGGGTACGGCACCTCGGCCTCGGGCGCGCAGTCGCGGTGGAACCAGACCCAGCCGCCCGGCTCGTACGGCGTCGCCACGCCGACCGGCCCGTCCGCGGTGACGAACCGCCCCTCGGCGAGCATCGCCTCCACCCGGTCGGCGCCGATCGCGGAACCGAAGCGCTCAAGCAGATGTTCACGAACGGTCGTCCAGCGCCCCGCCCCGTCCCCGGGCAGCCTCAGCCGTACGGCATCCACCCCCGCGCGCTGCGCCAGCGGCGACGGCGGCGGTCTGCGGCCTGCCCTGCGAGCCACGCCTCCCGCACCTCTTCCGCCCGTCCCACCGACCGCGCCGGATCGCAATCCGCGCCGCCCGGCGGGCATACACAGGAAGGTCTACGTGCCCCAGGCAGGATTCGAACCTGCGACACCGGCTTTAGGAGAGCCGTGCTCTATCCCCTGAGCTACTGGGGCCGGGCTTGCGGAGGACCTGGACGAGCACCTGCGAGCAGGCACCGCCCGGCCGTTGGCAAGGGGCCTGGCCTGCCGCTGAACGGTGGCCAAGGACAGGGTAGCGGATGGGGGACGGGTGGCGCGGAGGTGCCGGGGGTCTGCGGGCCGGAACAGATGCCGTGCGCCCGCGTGGCCGGCCCGTTGGCTCTACCGTGGGGCGATGCGCGGGCGGTACGGCCCGTGGGCGTGAAGGGGGGCGCGGTGGAAGCGGAGTTGACGGCGCTGGCGGCGTCGGGGGCGACCACGCTGGTCGGACTGATGGCCTCGGACGCCTGGACCCAGGTACGTGGCCGGCTGGCGCGTTTCTTCGCCCGCGGCGGCGAGGCCGGGCCGGTGGACGCGGAGCTGGAACTGTCCCGGCAGGAGCTGTCCGCGGCCGGGGCGGCGGACGACGTCGAGGCCGAGTGGCGAGCGCGGCTGCGCCGTACGCTCCGGGCGGACCCCGCGGCCGCGGACGAGCTGCGCCTGCTGCTCGCGGAACTGGACCCGGCGGCTTCCCGCGGGACGACGGTCACCGTGCACAACATCATCGGCGGTGGCGTCCAGCACGGGCCGGTGATCCAGGGCCAGAACTTCGGCGCCGTCACCTTCCATGCCCCGGGCTCCGTGCCCCCGCGGGTCATCCCGGCCGCGGCACCGGAGCCGCCGCCCGACGGGGCGGGAACGGGCAGGTGAGACGCGTCCGGGAATAGTCGGGGACACCCCTCTGTTCGAGTGGTTGAACAATCAACCAATTGGACGGTGGGTGAGATGCAGTTCGGGATCTTCACAGTCGGCGACGTCACCACGGACCCGACGAACGGACGGACGCCGAGCGAGCACGAGCGGATCAAGGCGATGGTCACCATCGCGCAGAAGGCCGAGGAGGTCGGGCTCGACGTGTTCGCCACGGGTGAGCACCACAACCCGCCGTTCGTGCCGTCCTCGCCGACCACCATGCTCGGCTACATCGCGGCGCGCACCGATCGTCTGATCCTCTCGACGTCCACCACGCTCATCACCACCAACGACCCGGTCAAGATCGCGGAGGACTTCGCGATGCTCCAGCACCTGGCGGACGGCCGCGTCGACCTGATGATGGGCCGCGGCAATACCGGTCCGGTCTACCCGTGGTTCGGCAAGGACATCCGGCAGGGCATACCGCTCGCCGTCGAGAACTACGCCCTGCTGCACAAACTGTGGCGGGAGGACACGGTCGACTGGGCCGGGAAGTTCCGCACACCGCTGCAGTCCTTCACCTCCACCCCGCGCCCGCTCGACGGAGTTCCGCCCTTCGTCTGGCACGGCTCCATCCGCAGTCCGGAGATCGCCGAACAGGCCGCGTACTACGGCGACGGCTTCTTCGCCAACAACATCTTCTGGCCGAAGGAGCACTTCAAGAAGCTCATCGGGTTGTACCGCGAACGCTATGCGCACTACGGGCACGGCTCGCCCGATCAGGCGATCGTCGGACTGGGTGGTCAGGTGTTCATGCGAAAGAACTCGCAGGACGCGGTGCGCGAATTCCGGCCGTATTTCGACAACGCGCCGGTCTACGGCCACGGCCCGTCCCTGGAGGACTTCACCGAACAGACGCCGCTGACCGTCGGCTCGCCGCAGGAGGTCATCGACAAGACGCTGACCTTCCGCGAGTCCTTCGGCGACTACCAGCGACAGCTCTTCCTGATGGACCACGCGGGGCTGCCGCTCAGCACTGTGCTGGAACAGCTCGACC is a window of Streptomyces sp. NBC_01477 DNA encoding:
- a CDS encoding pseudouridine synthase, giving the protein MARRAGRRPPPSPLAQRAGVDAVRLRLPGDGAGRWTTVREHLLERFGSAIGADRVEAMLAEGRFVTADGPVGVATPYEPGGWVWFHRDCAPEAEVPYPVDVVHRDERIVVADKPHFLATTPRGRHITQTALTRLRRDLGLPLLSPAHRLDRLTAGLVLFVVRPEDRGAYQTLFRDRRVRKEYEGVARCDPALRLPLTVRSRIVKERGRIAAEERADGPPNAESRVELLAQRGGLGRYLLLPATGRTHQLRLHMNSLGLPLLHDPVYPLLLPETAADDWSRPLQLLARALEFTDPLTGRAVRFESRRRLAAWPRGTD
- a CDS encoding LLM class flavin-dependent oxidoreductase, which translates into the protein MQFGIFTVGDVTTDPTNGRTPSEHERIKAMVTIAQKAEEVGLDVFATGEHHNPPFVPSSPTTMLGYIAARTDRLILSTSTTLITTNDPVKIAEDFAMLQHLADGRVDLMMGRGNTGPVYPWFGKDIRQGIPLAVENYALLHKLWREDTVDWAGKFRTPLQSFTSTPRPLDGVPPFVWHGSIRSPEIAEQAAYYGDGFFANNIFWPKEHFKKLIGLYRERYAHYGHGSPDQAIVGLGGQVFMRKNSQDAVREFRPYFDNAPVYGHGPSLEDFTEQTPLTVGSPQEVIDKTLTFRESFGDYQRQLFLMDHAGLPLSTVLEQLDLLGEEVVPVLRREFAKGRPAHVPEGPTHQTLLARRDAQEVDA